From one Streptomyces sp. ICC1 genomic stretch:
- a CDS encoding excisionase family DNA-binding protein: MTTTVLQPKWHTTAEVATLLHFGLSKTKMLVLTGEIRSVKIGRNRRILPAWVDEYVERITASEEGWAA, from the coding sequence ATGACCACGACCGTGCTCCAGCCCAAGTGGCACACGACCGCCGAGGTCGCGACCCTGCTCCACTTCGGCCTGTCCAAGACCAAGATGCTCGTGCTGACCGGGGAGATCCGGTCGGTGAAGATCGGCCGCAACCGCCGCATCCTCCCGGCCTGGGTGGACGAGTACGTCGAGCGCATCACCGCCAGCGAGGAGGGGTGGGCGGCATGA
- a CDS encoding site-specific integrase, protein MGGMSGKRGNGEGSIYPYKNGYAAYVWVTKPDGKRARKYAYGKTREEVHEKWLNLHAEAKKGPVATRHRTLAAFLSYWLDSIVKPNLAPLSYVSYEGYVRLYIAPHLGTKRLDKLTVRDVREWLTKLSAICQCCAQGKDAKRATARRRCCAIGECCESYPSRRVIQGSRDALRAALTHAVTEEEIGKNVASLVKVPKPRRKRIKPWSVVEAGRFLADGLVREDHLFAAWMLVLCLGLRRGEVLGLTWKSIDFDAGELYVDHQIQRAGRQILHRETKTEDSDDFLPLPSLCLKALRMRQAQQTGDRKAAGELWQDSHGLVFTTKYGTPIEPGNLTRMFALRARRAGLRVIPLRNTRHTCSSLLVALKVHPKVAQRILRHSQIAMTMEVYAEASEEEVRDAIGKLSEAMGGAGG, encoded by the coding sequence GTGGGCGGCATGAGCGGCAAGCGCGGCAACGGCGAGGGCTCGATCTACCCCTACAAGAACGGCTACGCCGCCTACGTCTGGGTGACCAAGCCGGACGGCAAGCGCGCCCGGAAGTACGCCTACGGCAAGACCCGCGAGGAGGTCCACGAGAAGTGGCTCAACTTGCACGCGGAGGCGAAGAAGGGGCCCGTCGCGACTCGGCACCGGACGCTCGCCGCCTTCCTCTCGTACTGGCTCGACTCGATCGTCAAGCCCAATCTGGCGCCGCTGTCGTACGTGTCGTACGAGGGCTATGTGCGGCTCTACATCGCCCCGCACCTCGGCACGAAGCGGCTGGACAAGCTGACCGTCCGGGACGTCCGCGAGTGGCTGACCAAGCTGTCGGCCATCTGCCAGTGCTGTGCTCAGGGCAAGGACGCGAAGCGCGCCACCGCAAGACGGCGGTGCTGTGCCATCGGGGAGTGCTGCGAGTCGTACCCGTCCCGGCGCGTGATCCAGGGCTCGCGTGATGCCCTGCGGGCCGCCCTGACGCACGCCGTCACCGAGGAGGAGATCGGCAAGAACGTCGCCTCGCTCGTGAAGGTCCCCAAGCCTCGCCGCAAGCGGATCAAGCCGTGGTCCGTGGTCGAGGCGGGCCGCTTCCTGGCCGACGGGCTCGTCCGGGAAGATCACCTCTTTGCCGCGTGGATGCTCGTCCTGTGCCTCGGGCTGCGGCGCGGTGAGGTGCTGGGGCTGACCTGGAAGTCGATCGACTTCGACGCCGGGGAGCTCTACGTGGATCACCAGATCCAGCGGGCGGGGCGGCAGATCCTGCACCGGGAGACCAAGACCGAGGACTCAGACGACTTCCTCCCGCTGCCCTCCCTGTGCCTCAAGGCCCTGCGGATGCGGCAGGCCCAGCAGACCGGGGACCGGAAGGCGGCCGGGGAGCTGTGGCAGGACAGCCACGGCTTGGTGTTCACGACGAAGTACGGGACGCCGATCGAGCCGGGGAACCTGACGCGGATGTTCGCGCTGCGGGCCCGTCGCGCCGGTCTCCGGGTGATCCCGCTCCGGAACACCCGGCACACGTGCAGCTCGCTCCTGGTCGCGCTCAAGGTCCACCCGAAGGTGGCGCAGCGAATCCTGCGGCATTCGCAGATCGCCATGACGATGGAGGTCTACGCCGAGGCAAGCGAGGAAGAGGTGCGGGACGCGATCGGCAAGCTGTCCGAGGCAATGGGCGGTGCCGGCGGCTGA
- a CDS encoding SSI family serine proteinase inhibitor, which translates to MLRLAAFAVTSALAAAAAGPLPPLPPLGRLLAAPDRLTITISDTGNPRADGEYRLECDPVGGNHPRARDACVRLEALAREGKDPFAPVSKRQLCTMVDGGRATARITGTWHGHRVDSEFRRTDGCEISRWNELEPVLPRGRS; encoded by the coding sequence ATGCTGCGTCTCGCCGCTTTCGCCGTCACCTCCGCCCTGGCTGCCGCGGCGGCGGGGCCCCTGCCCCCGCTGCCGCCCCTGGGGCGGCTGCTGGCGGCTCCCGACCGGCTCACCATCACCATCTCCGACACCGGCAACCCCCGGGCGGACGGCGAGTACCGGCTCGAGTGCGACCCGGTCGGCGGGAACCACCCCCGGGCCCGGGACGCCTGCGTCCGACTCGAAGCCCTCGCCCGCGAGGGCAAGGACCCGTTCGCCCCCGTGTCCAAGCGGCAGCTCTGCACCATGGTCGACGGCGGCCGGGCCACCGCCCGGATCACCGGAACCTGGCACGGCCACAGGGTCGATTCCGAGTTCCGCAGGACGGACGGATGCGAGATCAGCCGGTGGAACGAGTTGGAACCTGTGCTTCCGCGTGGGCGTTCCTGA